Genomic window (Streptomyces sp. NBC_01431):
ATCGACGGCACGCAGTGAGGTTCGAGCGTGAGGTACCCGTCGTAGCCCGCGGCCGCCAGGCTTGTGACGATCGCCGGCCAGTCCAACTCCCCGGCGCCCAGAGGCGCCGTGTCGTAGGCCCGGCCGTGATCGGTGTACCGGATCCAGCCGTCGGCCGGACTCTCCAACGACGTCCGACGCACGTCCTTCACATGGGCGTAGCACACCCACGGCAGGAGCAGGGGCAATGCCTCGCGAGTCGGGGAGACCTCCGCGCAGAGGAAGTTCGCGGCATCGAAGTTCAAGCCGAACCAGGGGGAGTCGACCCGAGCGAACAGCGCCGCCAACGCTGTCGGCCGCCTGCTGATGTCGGACCCGAGCGGGTCCCATCCGAACGCGTCGAACTCGTTCTCCAGCACGACCACCACGTTCTCCGCCGCGGCATGGTCGAGGACCGGCGCCAGCGCCTCCGCATACGCCGCGATCGCATGCTGGTCGTCCACCAGCGGCGCGTGACCGAAGTAGGTGTTCACCCGGTTGCTGCCGGTTCGTGCAGCCAGCGTGATCGCCTCATGGAGAAGCGAGGCCGCACCCGCTTCGCCGGCACCGTAGAGCTGGCTGGGGGTCGACACACAGGCTATCCGCAGTCCTGCACGGTCCAGCTTGCGCAGTGCGGCGTTGACACCGTCCCGCAGGGCGTTCTTCGGATACCAGAATTCCACCGCGTCGCACTGCGCGGACCTGGCCATTTCGATCAAGCCGTCCACGCCGTCGGTGTCCGTGAACTCGGTGCCGGACACCGCGATCGACATACCTTGCATCGGGATTCCCTCTCTGCTCACTGTCTTAGGTGCCGGTCACCGGGCGAGGATCGCCCCCAACCGCTTGCTGAGCGCGAGCGTCGTCATCGACGGGTTCGCCGCCCCGGTGCGAGGCATCACCGACGGCCCACACGCGTAGAGACCCGTGACCGTGGTGAACTGGTGGTCCTCGTCCAGGACTTCGCCGAAGGCCAACGTGCCGCCCTCGTGTTGCTCGGAACCGAGCGGGAAGCTGTAGGTGAGTGGCGTCGTACCGCGGACCGCCGTCAGCCGGTCGGCCAGGTCGGGCGAACCGTGCCGCGGCGAGAACTGGAGCGGGACGGCCGGAACGCCGAGGAGTCCCGCCAGTTCGGCCCACAGTTCGCCGAGCAGGTTCTGCTGGGCGGCGAGCACCGCGTTGTCGGCCGCTTCGAGAGGGGCGTGCACGGTCGTCGGCCAGGGCCATTCGCCGTGACCGTCGCACCGCACCTGGCTGTGCGGGCCGCGGCGCTGCTCGCCCATCGTCCAACTGTCCACCGTGACAGTGCCGTTGGCCCCTTCGGTGAACCGTACGAAGTGGTTGGACCGGGTACTGGCAGTACCGGTCCGATGGTGTACGTGGCCCTCGCGAGCAGCCGCCCGGACGGCATCGGGGAGCCGTTCGGCATCTGGCAGAGCGACCGAGAACCCCTGTGAGAGCTTGTCCACAAGTCCCGTTAGTTTCAACGGAGTTGGGGCGTCCGAGGCAGCCAGGGCCTGGGTCGCAAGGCGGCTGTTCACGATCGTGCCGGCGGCCAGCACCACCCGGTTCGCACGCAGGTCGCGCAGCTCACCGTCCTCGGTGCGTACCACCACGCCGGTCGCCCTGCCGTGTTCGACGCGGATCCCCAGCACGTCATGACCGGCGATGATCGGCACTCGGCGCACCCTCGGGTCCCCGTCATCGTCCCACCATGCCAACGGACTGAAAGCGCTCCACCCGCCGGTGGGCTCCGCGCGGGTGGCGTGCGGCGTGCGGCCGAACTCCATTGCGCCGATGGTCAGCCCGGGTGCTCCTGGAGGCTCGGCGCCCCAGCCGACCACGTCGTCGACGACCCGCTGGTACAGCGACGGCCCCCCGTCCCACGTCTCGGTGAGCTCGGTGACGACCGCTCGCGGCCACTGTTCGGAAAGCGCCCAGCGCTCGATGGGCAGCAGTACGCCACCCCAGTAGAGCGAGCGGCCGCCGACCCGGCGACGCAGGCCGGCCAAGTCGCGGTAGGCCCCGTTGACCGTCTGGTACGGACGGCGGAAGTCGGGGTCGGTCTCGGGGCGCAGCCAGAGCTGGAGCGCTTCGGCCGAGGAATACTCGTTCTGGATGTGTGTGCGGCCCCGGTCGGGCCCGGCCTCCAGTACGGCCACCGAACCCCGGCCGCGTCGGCCAAGCTCTGCCGCCGTCGCGAGGCCGGCCATCCCGGCACCGACCACGAGTGTCTCCACGTCGGCCAACGATTCCACTGACACTCCACGGTTGTTGGTTGTCTGAGCGTTGTCATCCGGCAGTGCGGCGGCCGCCTGCGCGGTGCGCATCGGGCCGCTGGTGCTCAAGGCGCACGCATCGGCGATGTCGGGCGCGCCTGAGTTCGGCGAGCCACTGTGGCGGGGGAGCCCGCTGCACGGGGCGACCGCGTTCGGTGCACTCCGGCCGGCGGGGAGGCCGGTGAGCGAGGGTCTTCGGCTGACGGGGTCACACGCGGCACGGTTGTTCCCGGCTCGCCGTCATGGTGGGCGCGCTGCTGCTGGGCAGTTCGAGCTTGTAGCCGTAGGCGCCGCGCGTCAGGTCGAAGGTGTCCGTTCCCTGGGCGGCGAGTTCGGTGACCATCGCGGCTGTCAGTAGGTGCCCCGGAGAGTCGCGACCGTGGCCCAGGTCATAGGCCGCACGGTAGGCGTAGTACGTGCGGTCGTGCCAGAAACCGAACCATCCGGCGAGCAGGGTTTCGTCCAGCCACAACTCGTGTAATCGCGCGGTGCTGGACGGCTCGGCCGCGACGGCCGCGTACGTCCGGTCGACCACGCCACCGTCGAACGGTGCCACCGTGTCAGGCCGGTCACCCCACTGTTGAGTGTGCAACTCGATGAACGAGGGCAGACGTGCGGCGAGCTGTTCCGGGGTGTCCGCACAGGTGAGCCGGAGCTTGCCGAGTCGCTCGATCCGGCGGCGTTTTCGCCGCATGTCCCGCCGCTCGCTGACGCCTCGGACGACGTCGGAGTCGGTGAGGTCGAGGCGGAAAACCGTGTCCGACGGCCGGGGCGCGGCGCCCAACTCGGTCACGGCGCGCAGCAGCGGCCCATCGGCGCGCAGGTTGCTCAGCTCCAGCCGCGCGCCGAACTCCCGTTGACAGCAGTCGATCGCCTCGGCCAGCCCCGTGATGTCGGGCCCGGCTCCGGTGGGCGACGCGTCGCCCACCTCCGCGACCTCGTGGTAATCGGCCCAGGGCCACGACAACGCGCGCAGGAGCGCTGTGCTGCCGTCCTGGTGCAACTGCAGGCCGACCACCAGGGTGGGCCCGTCGGTACGCGTCATGTGGACCAGCACCGGGGTCGCGCCCTCCGCGTCCGCCGCCTCGCGTATCCAGGCCCGCCACCAACCGCGGGTCTGGAACGGAGTCCGCGCGGAGATCCGGTGCGCGTCCAGGAATTCCGTCGCCGCCGACGCACCGTACTCGAACGCGACGGCATTCATCCG
Coding sequences:
- a CDS encoding sugar phosphate isomerase/epimerase family protein, giving the protein MSIAVSGTEFTDTDGVDGLIEMARSAQCDAVEFWYPKNALRDGVNAALRKLDRAGLRIACVSTPSQLYGAGEAGAASLLHEAITLAARTGSNRVNTYFGHAPLVDDQHAIAAYAEALAPVLDHAAAENVVVVLENEFDAFGWDPLGSDISRRPTALAALFARVDSPWFGLNFDAANFLCAEVSPTREALPLLLPWVCYAHVKDVRRTSLESPADGWIRYTDHGRAYDTAPLGAGELDWPAIVTSLAAAGYDGYLTLEPHCVPSILLAETARSANHLRDLIKLDSSSHHDPEDSSHRG
- a CDS encoding FAD-dependent oxidoreductase: MESLADVETLVVGAGMAGLATAAELGRRGRGSVAVLEAGPDRGRTHIQNEYSSAEALQLWLRPETDPDFRRPYQTVNGAYRDLAGLRRRVGGRSLYWGGVLLPIERWALSEQWPRAVVTELTETWDGGPSLYQRVVDDVVGWGAEPPGAPGLTIGAMEFGRTPHATRAEPTGGWSAFSPLAWWDDDGDPRVRRVPIIAGHDVLGIRVEHGRATGVVVRTEDGELRDLRANRVVLAAGTIVNSRLATQALAASDAPTPLKLTGLVDKLSQGFSVALPDAERLPDAVRAAAREGHVHHRTGTASTRSNHFVRFTEGANGTVTVDSWTMGEQRRGPHSQVRCDGHGEWPWPTTVHAPLEAADNAVLAAQQNLLGELWAELAGLLGVPAVPLQFSPRHGSPDLADRLTAVRGTTPLTYSFPLGSEQHEGGTLAFGEVLDEDHQFTTVTGLYACGPSVMPRTGAANPSMTTLALSKRLGAILAR
- a CDS encoding GNAT family N-acetyltransferase → MNAVAFEYGASAATEFLDAHRISARTPFQTRGWWRAWIREAADAEGATPVLVHMTRTDGPTLVVGLQLHQDGSTALLRALSWPWADYHEVAEVGDASPTGAGPDITGLAEAIDCCQREFGARLELSNLRADGPLLRAVTELGAAPRPSDTVFRLDLTDSDVVRGVSERRDMRRKRRRIERLGKLRLTCADTPEQLAARLPSFIELHTQQWGDRPDTVAPFDGGVVDRTYAAVAAEPSSTARLHELWLDETLLAGWFGFWHDRTYYAYRAAYDLGHGRDSPGHLLTAAMVTELAAQGTDTFDLTRGAYGYKLELPSSSAPTMTASREQPCRV